The Miscanthus floridulus cultivar M001 chromosome 7, ASM1932011v1, whole genome shotgun sequence genome includes a region encoding these proteins:
- the LOC136465443 gene encoding uncharacterized protein has translation MYFDGSLNLDGTGVGVYFILPSGDKLRYVLRLHFRASNNTAEYEVALHGLRIAVKLGIKCLQVYGDSALIINQLNKDWNCINEKMDAYYAAIRKLEDKFYGIEYHHVVRANNQGADELSKIGST, from the coding sequence atgtactttgatgggtctctcAACCTCGATGGCACTGGAGTAGGTGTATATTTCATCTTGCCATCGGGGGATAAGCTTCGCTATGTCCTCCGCCTACACTTCCGAGCATCTAATAATACCGCTGAATACGAGGTGGCACTtcatggtcttcgtatagctgTCAAGCTTGGCATTAAATGCCTCCAGGTGTACGGTGACTCTGCACTCATAAttaaccagctcaacaaggattggaattgcatcaacgagaagatggatgcttactatgCCGCaataagaaagttagaagacaaaTTCTATGGCATTGAATACCACCATGTGGTCCGGGCCAATAATCAAGGAGCTGATGAGCTGTCAAAGATAGGATCAACCTAG